CCaaatttaatagttttattagcagcaagtaattttttaaaaattaaaataaatgcaccaaatgatataaattatttttcattagaACAAGAAATTGAAGGTGATTTTGAGGAAATTTATCATGGTGAATTAAGGACAATTAAGGCAAAAAATTTAGAtgaaaatacattttataatttccGTATTCGAGCTGCATTTCATCAATCTCATCCATTTGGTGATTATTCATCTACttatacatttaaaacaTCTCATACACCACCACCACAATTAAAAGCTTCTCCTACAATAACAGAAATTTCTCAGGGTACATTTAACATTGAATGGCCACATGTTAAAATGACTGGCATACAAGATAATGATGATGTTATATGTTATCGTCTTCAAATAACTAATAGATTtggtaaagaaaaaaatggtgaACCATGGAAAACAATATATGAAGGAAcaaataattcatttatcTATGAATCAGACAATGGAAGTTTAGTTTACTCTAAACAAATTCGTATAATTGTCATTAAATTTGTAGATGGAATGGAAGTACAATCATTACCTAGTccaacatttaattttaaacctATATTAACACATTCAGTACCAGATTCACCCAGAAAAAGGAATGGTAATAATGGTAAAATAGATGATTCAAATTCTTCAACAATATCTACCTCTCCAACTAAGATTAATAAAAGCATGATTGGTAGTAGTAAAAGGAGATGGTGGATAGTAAATTTTTGTAGGCGACATGCACGTGATATTAAAATGGGGGTTTTATGTATTATTGTAAGTCTTGCAATTATTCGACCCTTCATTAATGAACCCTATTTTCAGTTAGCATTTGTCGCAATATGTATTATTTCAGCATTCTTTACCAGAATGACTAGTGGAAAATAGATGCatgtttcaaaaaaaaaaaaaagtttctaaactttaaattttggTAAAGAAATTGcatgtattaaaatattaacaaatgcCAAAAAAAAAGGATTATGTAATatgtatcaaaaattattcaagttaaacaaaaaaaaaagttattatattttaatgagtaaagttttaattttcagattttttttttagatccTTTGTATTGTTGTTTTTTACATATCCTCTTTTTAGATACACACTTTGTACACacattaaacaaaaaaaaaacaattattaatgtatatttataaatataaatattttgtcttcttttctaatttacaacttaaaatattaataatttaatgaaaagaactgtatatttctatattttaattatttaaaaatttattatcatttaaaaattttaccattcttttttactaaatattaCTGCAGatattataattgttatataaagaaagaaattttttttttacttttattttaatttattatgaaaTTGTGTAATTATAACgatgaataaaattattatttttaattaaatttttaatttataaatgaagatgaataaatttataaatactttaaatatttttcatgtttttaaaaagacaataaatgtgaattatattttattaattagttgtttataaatgattgtttttaaaaatttttatcctaTCTTTTTTGTTCTggtaattatatttctttacaattaatctttataataatataaaatcaacatttttttcatctatTTGACGTCACTTTCAAGATGTATGATCTTTTGATTCTTTGAAAAAGATACTCgccaaaatatattttacgaATAAGTAAAGTAttagtataaataatatgatgGCGCGACCTTcagtataaataaaaatttcttgattttaacatttaattttgacGTTACATTTATTCGATAAATGGGTCTTATTAGTGTTTcttctttataattttgtatataaataaattttctgcatttgatatatcaaaataaatttataatattattatggcTACTTTTTGGAATCTTTTGTCATTATTTGTATTACTTGTAACATTGCAATTTTCTGGAGCACAATATTATGGTGGAATGTATCGTCCTTATGGTATGTATGGTGGTCCATATGGAGGATATAGGCCCTATGGAATGTATGGGGGACCTTATGGACCTTATGGAGGATATAGACCAATGATGTCACCAACTGGTCGTGCTTTAGTTGGATTGGGACTTCTTGCTAGTTCAGttggaaaaaaataaatttttttttctattcttGAATGATGAAAATTCTACAACATCTGTAGatataagatatatatatatatatatccatattttgtattataataaatgttacatattataaaatttatatatttatttttttttataatattttatacgaaactcatttaaatatttctgcagttatattttatatgttaaaaatatttttaaagaaataattcactattcataaaaatatttcttttaaaatttacatgtactttaaaagttttttaaatcatttattttatatctattttacATAACATATGTGCAAACATATTTCCTGGAGATTGTTTGAatgaatttataattaaaaataatgttcaTGTTCacaagattattttttaaaataaaacaaaaatgaattgaaatgattttgttaaatctataaaaaaaaattgtttaccataaaatatatagtaagaaacaaatttaaaaatcgttgaattactataattatgtcatttcaaaatttccagggatttttttttaaaaaaacaaaaatttaattaattatttttatttaaaacaacatttaaaaataatttatttcaatgagcgtaaaaatatataatatcttttattggTAAAACATcttatatacaataaaaataattaaaaagttggttaaattgaattaatatactataaattaaaagtattaattttttatgacatgataaataatcttttcataataaagttataaaaataaattttttatattaaagtacaaatttaattgttcagaattttttattttaattacctTCAAACAAAACGCTTCTTTTACCgtttcaaaaaaaagttaaattacttatttaaattatatatatatactttacgacaaaaatatttctgtgataaaaatagaaagttCAAAATTTACATCTTCAAATTAACTTGTAATTAAAtgtatttcattttttttttaaatttgattaCTTTTTTAGTTGAATTATACAGTACTTCtgtttttatgaaaaaatgtttatttttaacataataaaaaattaaaataatttttaaaaataaaatttaaattagaattttttaaattccaCCACacaaaaaatgaatttaatatgtatgcttattttaatactgtatttacaaaaatatattatcagattattttctttgatgataaaattaaaaaaatacatttttttttttttgcaaaatatttacttttatacaAAGGTAAGTGATAACTTTTTCATTACTTACTATAACAAACGTAAAATAACCAGTAATAATTATTGTCATCTATATaaataagattaaaataaatgtaattttaattttaaaacaaaattatcttttaaagaaaaagaaataataagatCAATGATATAAACTAAgatttataatgttttagataaaattatactttaaaaaaaataaatatttttagtttgtTTAAAGTTGAATGTATTAAGAGTACTTTGAacaacaatttattaaattctttGTGCTGATACTAGCTATAATGTATGTTAACATAAAAAACACTTGTATAATTGTTATtctaaaaatcaaaaaattatttacaaaaattaaaacgaAAATGAGAAAAAcgattttatcttttatttattcaaacaaaaatcaatttccattgaaaagaaatttttaaatatataattcaaAGGATATttgttacatttttataattgccTTCCAACTATACGCTAACAAATTTCTTCATAggatttttcttaaaaaaaaaaattactaaaaaaaaactatataatacttcaatttatatattatggTTTTTGGTGAAGAGAAAATGTCGGAAGGATTACTAAATAACAACAAGACACATTCTTTCGATGaagaaattaatgaaaaaagtacaaatttaaatatagttATTGATGTAAAAGAAGATTTTGCCGATAAAAGTGATGATGAAGATTTATTTGATAGTGTTATACAAAATGACTTACaggtaatttattaaaaaataaaaatttatatcttgatatttttataaaaagaattcaACAAAAAATAGTGACGAAATTAATTCTGATGAGTGgattgttaataatattgaagtACCAAATACTTgctcatttaaaaaaaagggaTTAAGCTTATTACCATTTAAATCTAAATTTGATGAGTTATTTACTGATTCATatgaattagaaaaaaaagaaaatgatatgTTTGAAATGAATGTCATTGATTCATTTTCTGATGGTTTTTATTGTACATATGTTAAAGAAATAGGTAATGATAATGTTAAAGATAGACCTGGATATagttttttaacattattaagtAGTGTAGGAAAACATTTGggatataaaattaaagaaacatctaaaacaatttttacaaCAGGTTCCAAAAGACAACTTctttataatacaaatacAACAACATTTGGTAAAAGAAAAGCAACATATACTCATCCATCAAAGATTACTGCAAGGCATATGTGTGCTAGGGACAttctttatcaattaattgaAGATggtttttatgaaaaatatggTATTCCaggtaaaaataaagaagaatgtattaaatttttagatacTGTTATGCCAAATTTACCTAAACAAAGTATTACTGATAAAAGAGCTGATAGAGATAGAAATCCAACTGccattttaaatgaattttgtCAAAAAAGACATTTTCCCTTACCAGAATGGGAAAAAGATGACATTcaatttagtaaaaataacCAACCTATTCATAGTGGTACATTACATGTACATATATGGAAAACAAAGGGTCAAGGTACAAGTATAAAAAAAGCCAGAAATGATGCTGGTGAAAAAATGCTTGATATAGTAGAAGAATTTGAGGCTAATAACCCACTTCTAAAtccatatatttttgattaacaGATATTTGTGTAATAATTTaagtaatttatataaaataaatattttttttaactttagtATTTAACTAGTAAATTTTGTATGTtagtgatttttttttttccattctATCCTATCacgaaaaattttttaatgttttaaaaattataattattatttggaCAAAAAGTCTTCTTTTCTTatccaattttttttttaattaaaaaaatgagtAATATTATAAGTATAAATCTATTTCCATATTCCCTCTCTGGTagatattacaaaaaatggAATAAAGAAGAAAGTAGATTTATACCAAATACTTGgctatcattaatttttctagCAATTGACGTGGCAGTAACcctaataatattaattcttATCTATAATTTTGGAGTCCGCCAAGCAATAACACCAACAATTAGAGGATTCTCATGTTCTGATACAAGTATACGTaatgaattttatattaatactaTTTCAACAAAACATTTACTCTTTGTGACACTAGCATTACCATTTCCTGTCATAATTGgttcaatatttattaataatttaagaaGAAATATTGCTTTAACGCCTTCAGCAATAGCTGCACAAACATCTTATTTCTAtttacattatattattatatatttttttatgaccGTTGGtttagaaattattaaatgtaaaGTAGGGAGACTAAGACCACATTTCATAACTGTTTGCCAACCAGACTTATCAATATGTGATAAAAATCCTAATGCTTGGATTGATGAGATTACATGCAATACTACTACAAGAAGAGATAGAAATATTAGAAGTTCATTTCCATCAGGTCATGCTGCTGCTGCAGTCTTTGCAACATTTTatgtatttaattttgtaagAACTATCATCAAGAGTAAAGCATTAGAAGctgttatatttaaatatggaATTATTTCTAGTTACATAGTGTGGACATTTATTTGTGCTATAACTCGTATCACAGATTTTTGGCATTTTACATCAGATGTAATTTTTGGTGCTTTCTTTGGAATGATTTCTCATTATTTCCTTTTTAAAGTAGTACCTCCATATTTCCCCAGTAAAGAAGATTAAGAAAAGGATGAGAATAGATGAAGacattaatttttgtctatatatattcattgtttAAACGTCACTTAATATCATAAactattgttataaaaattgtaccttatattttaacaacatTATGTTTATgactaatatttttatattgccAATTTATATTAAGTACATTTCTTGTTATAACTTTATAGATAATTGATAGAAGTAAACTAACTATACTACATACTATAAAAGATATCTTTTGAGTGGTTTAAAGTACATGATACATTGTAAAGCTAAACTTTACAATAATTGtaactatatttttcataagtttaattgtataataattttcttctttataCTAGACATATGAtaatctattatttttattaacttttaatttttttatgttttgttatttattacGTTATCCCGCAACGAAAAATacttaagaaaaaaaaaagaagtacaTTTGagatatttaaatttctGGTGAATTAAATCTAATCTGTGTTTATTGTCTggtatcaaatatttttaattctacatataaaagaaaataaaaatatttactaatgtttatatttaacttaaaaaaaatttaaaaaacacattttttattattagagattaaatttattttagttaaaagaatttaaaattcataTTCCATATTgtattcaattaaaaatctatataaaatttaaaaaaaaagaggtggcttttattatacaaaaaattttattgaattatctttattaaagttaattttttttttactaaatttaAACTCTGCTggtattttatatttttttgttcacTCTTGATTTCCATATTATTGATAGTAAAAACTTATGTGTATTTGAGAATGTTTATCAGTTTAGTAGCATATAATGacagtatatatttataattacagAATTCTcgaaaaaagaatatttatgtGAACAAGTAAATGTGTAATATCATACACTTAACAATgcataaacttttataaaaattataaataatcatttcTTTTGTTGACCATTACTATCAGTACTTATAATATAGATAGAATATAAATTACTAAAAGGGAAG
This Strongyloides ratti genome assembly S_ratti_ED321, chromosome : 2 DNA region includes the following protein-coding sequences:
- a CDS encoding Double-stranded RNA-binding domain-containing protein, with protein sequence MVFGEEKMSEGLLNNNKTHSFDEEINEKSTNLNIVIDVKEDFADKSDDEDLFDSVIQNDLQNSTKNSDEINSDEWIVNNIEVPNTCSFKKKGLSLLPFKSKFDELFTDSYELEKKENDMFEMNVIDSFSDGFYCTYVKEIGNDNVKDRPGYSFLTLLSSVGKHLGYKIKETSKTIFTTGSKRQLLYNTNTTTFGKRKATYTHPSKITARHMCARDILYQLIEDGFYEKYGIPGKNKEECIKFLDTVMPNLPKQSITDKRADRDRNPTAILNEFCQKRHFPLPEWEKDDIQFSKNNQPIHSGTLHVHIWKTKGQGTSIKKARNDAGEKMLDIVEEFEANNPLLNPYIFD
- a CDS encoding Phosphatidic acid phosphatase type 2/haloperoxidase domain-containing protein; translation: MSNIISINLFPYSLSGRYYKKWNKEETIDVAVTLIILILIYNFGVRQAITPTIRGFSCSDTSIRNEFYINTISTKHLLFVTLALPFPVIIGSIFINNLRRNIALTPSAIAAQTSYFYLHYIIIYFFMTVGLEIIKCKVGRLRPHFITVCQPDLSICDKNPNAWIDEITCNTTTRRDRNIRSSFPSGHAAAAVFATFYVFNFVRTIIKSKALEAVIFKYGIISSYIVWTFICAITRITDFWHFTSD